The nucleotide window TGTAGTAGGTGGTAGATTTAGGGACTGTTaggaagaatagggtctgtgTGTgacgagccacgggacagaaaccgttggaatgtttattGTCCCGTGCTGctacaactatttctttttaaggagagctatactattactccatacctttgttaggcaaaacgttcatcccttgaacgcgactacgttcggcgactggttgtcacctcgagcccaagctcattatcacaaatctcgaacaaatacaatcggattgaatgaCGACAATTGCTTAATAACGGCTATggtagaatctagattacagTATTAAGGggttttcccgaagttccaaagggaaggctccggtgtcctttcatctccgacatatatattcatCATCATTTAAAAACGCGGTGTGCAAGAAAACCTAtcctaaactaataaataaaatatagacaAAAATGTTACTACTCACGGGTATAATAAATAACCGCGGTCACTATGCTCGTCAAAAATTCTACGTATATAACAAATTGCCCGTGTCGATTCGGACCTTCCATCCTTCGATATAATTGAGTGACTTGAAGAACAAAAACGCATGCGACTCACGATTAGATGTAAAGAATGTCGTGTTCGATATTGTTCTGATCCAAGGGATTCGTTATCAAGTCGTCATCAAATTGAAATCATCGAATTCGATGGAAGAAAACTTTAATAAAGCATAGCAAAGCaaagcaaataaaaaaaaaataataataataataatagactAACGCATCCGTTATGTCAACTGACAATCGGCGAACACACAGACCCTAATTTCGCGTCtgattattataattacatttaatgaAAGTTATTATGCTCTAAATCAATATTAAATGTGATTTAACGCAGCAAACGCTGATTCTACCGACCGCATTGCGCGCggacataaaaatattctgaaagaaaactttattagAGGTAGGGGATAGGAAAAggaaatttttttcttttttctgtcGAGTGTTTGTTTACGAAAATACTGCTTTCTTAGAACtacgaattaattattatttatttaccatAGGTAGAATCATATATCATATCAAGAGCACGAAAATAtacacataaatattataccaaaaatgcgaaagaaaatatatcgttagtatatttaaaatattttcaaagtattttttattattgtcaaatatatgtATGAATATTGCATAATACGATTGATTTGTAAAAGTTATCCGCCAAATAGAATGTCCGCcattataatttcaaatattttatgcatTACTTGACTTCGTTCTAATGCAACATGGCGCACTTTTTCTGCCCGTTAAACAAAGCTGCGCAATACGAAAATAACGCGATATGCAGAAACTGTTTTAACTAGTCTGTGATAACGTAATTTCTCAAATGTAATAAAAGTTATTGagaaaaacgaaattaatagtccatattatattacagacaatttacgaataatgaagcAAAATGAGAAAGTTATTTGAATTTCTTACTCAAATGAAACAGAATCGAGAGAATCTATgttaaatttatgttaaacaatctattcaatttcttcggaaatataatttaatatattcgaaagaaaaaaataatttctttaatcttGCATTTTTCATCTTGGTGTTCTAATAAACCGTGAATTTAGAATTTGTTATATTAGATATTAATTACGATAATAtcacgaaatatttataagaaatgGAGTTAATCTAAAAGTGAACAAATATTATCACATTTCGACGAAAAGttatcaaatttatcgttAATCACCATGGTGTCCTCTTGACTTTCATCCCGTCCTTTCGAATTTCACAGCATCCTTCTAATACATCAAAGTTCCCCTCGGTATCATATAATAGTAATCTGCACAAAAAAAGagcgaaatattaaaacaaatgtataaaaagaataaatcatttgaaaatgaaacaatgaTCAGGGTCAAATTGTTTTTCGAAAACATATTGCACGAGCTACCGGCAAATGGGACAACCAAAAAGACAGTCGGAAAAACAAAggtaattaaataatagatTACAACGAAGTATTGAAGAAAAACGtacaattaaatgaaaataacaatAGTGTGAGTTTGAACGGTAGAAAAATGTCTACCAAAGTGCCAAAGCCACCTGTCGCGAAATGACACGGATGGACATACGTCTGATTCCTCTGATTGTCTACGCTAAACTGACATCCCATACTGCGATTTACCCGACGAATTTGGGTTAGGGAGAAGTAGGGGGCTAGAGTTGTCGGCTATCCATACATACACGAATAGAATTCGTCAAATTCCTGGAACACTCAAGGATACGTTTTGTATATGCGTTTACACGTGTCTGGTATTGTAGAGCTCTCGTGAAAACAAAAAGTTGTTGACAAAGATTTAGTGACGCTACGATGTTCTCGTCAAGAATTTAcaattcatataatatatgagatatttcaatttttattttaatttcaattgataatatactaattattttatcgaattgtTCAAAACTTTATTTTGTAGTACAGCTCgaggaaaaaattatttaaaataaaaaaacgttGAAGATATTTGAACTCTCATAAAAGTAATGATTTCTTATTTCATTACGTCTAATTCCACTTTGGTAttttttagagaaattataGAATTACGTATAATTTCGTCATATTAAGTTAAATATTAAGTTAAATATACATGACATATagacatatagatatatagaCATCATAAATGTGTATATCATAAATGAAACGTTACTAAACATTGCTGTATGAAAAAGCATGGAATAGAATgctaattatttcattattcaGTCCTGCAATTAATGAACTGTACGAAACAAAATCaaagatttaaataaacttaTATCGAACTTATGTTTCAAAAGTTTATGATACAAGCCACCGGTAATAAAAACGATCAAATAGTCTACCAAtggaaagaaacagaaaaaagtCTCGCTCTTCGACGGTAGAATGGTGGTATCCCGCTAAAAGTGAGCCTAGCCGATTCTTGATTGGCTGAGGCGACGAGGCTTCGTTTGTATGCAATGCGCGCGAGAAATTGAAATACCAAACGCCGCAAAAATTTTCTTACATTTTACGAACTTATGAACTGAATATTTTCAAACCAGATAACTATAAGAATTTGAACACTAAAGTGCACACGTATATATGCGTACATCAACAAACATGATTTCTTTAACAAAATCTtgtattttaacaaatattttcagaaTGAACATATTGTTCATTATGATTTTAAAATGCGAATTTTAAGTATTATGTGAAGACAGATAATTACAGAATTACAGATTGCTGTTACAagcgaaatataaaaaattgtatgcTTATTCGTACTGTGTAACAGTGCATATACGTAACCTTTCTACTTACTGTTCTACTaatagtaatataaaataaaattaagatatacTCCATCAAATCTAATATATCCACCATGAAATAAGATTATGATCATATAgataatttctaaaattttctgACAAAGAGAGGTTATTGTATAATGCATTAAATCCATATATTAagattaatctttggaaagCGAAGGTAATGTAACCCAAGAACTATGCACTAAATTTGAAACGTATGCGATGTGTTGAAAGTTTTAAGTTTCCTTCAAGTTTCAGATATTTAATCTAAATTAGAGATATATTAGTAAaacatgaaatgaaatatatatatttacattataatttttaaacatattcgtatttttaaacatcattaagtaaatttctaaataattaagaatataCTGCTTCTTATTAAATAGTTacgaaatgtttttattaGCGAGAAGCTATTGAAAGTAATGGTTGACAAATTGTATCGATATACCACACGTTGACGAAGTATACcagtaataatttaacaaagcAAATTCTTCACTGCGATCTTCGAGAGAAATTCCTTGGAATTGGAATTGTTGTAACGAACGCAGCTGCATCTATAACATGCGACACAAGTACACTCTTTTATATACTAAGCTATTTGATTAATGCTAAGTatgtaagaaatttaaaaagtttttaaaatcgTATATTTATCATTGTACTATTGATTTTCTTACCATTTCGAAATGTACAATTTTGAGAATAATTGCTATATCTTCGTTCTTAAATAATGGAGCAACTagcgaaaaaataaaagaaaaggcgAAGAAACGATGCAGAATATTAATGATGTGCGTGTGATTCATCTACGTGTTTCAGTTTTGTTGTATATTTCACGAtcgaacattttcttttctcttctatcGTACTCTTGTATCTTGTGACGTGACTGTTTCTCGTGGGAGATAAGAGCAAGACGATATGCGGTTTCTAGCATTTcgaaaacaaaaaaggacGAAACTGTTCgcttttcttctgttttcttgtttttaaatagaggtgaaagataaaaagacaTATATCTACagaatttattctatttccaTTACACATTCTGCCGATTGATTATTTTCATCTAAATCAATTGACTTGACTTACttaataaattcttcttgTTTACAGGCATAGCTAACAGAGATTTGAATAGTCTAATATGgcttattttcattctttgtCTTAGCTCTAATACTTTCTTTAAATCTTTCTCGCCAAACCTTATAAATTTAGAATTATTCACACACTGTAATTCATTATTCCAATTCAATAACATTTCACACTGAGTTGcatttaaaatatcagaaatttctgaaaaataaagGAGAGTTTGTACATCAggatatattgaaaataaatttggctGTAATTCTTTACCTATTCCACGTGTATGATATTCTCCTAGTTCTTTCTACTCTAATTATATGTTCCCTCCTAGCATGCTGTCTACTCCTGTTGCTACCTATAGATcttttaatagtaatttcttCCATTGCTTCATCATTTCTTGCTACATACCTTTGGATCAAATATAGAACTATAACTAATCACATCTTTAATGTACAATCTCTGTATCATCATGTGtatacatttttgttttaccTCCGTTTCTAACAAACTTGCAGTTAACTCTGGAGTATAGGGACACACGCCTGGAATCATATTGTTTCTGATCCATGATATTTTCTCTCCTATTGAATTCTGTTTTATCAAGCGGGACATTTCTGCCTTCTGTCTATTTGATATTCTGAAACAAAACACATTGTCCATTTCCTTCTTTAGTACACAAAAGtattatataatcatataaaataaatgaaatgtacataacataaatcacacaatttaatagtaattgtATTTACTTTTTGGCTTTTTTCGTAATAGCGATAGACTTTCTGCTATTTGGATGTATCATT belongs to Bombus huntii isolate Logan2020A unplaced genomic scaffold, iyBomHunt1.1 ctg00000070.1, whole genome shotgun sequence and includes:
- the LOC126876329 gene encoding translation machinery-associated protein 16 homolog, whose translation is MPITQQGFVPWYFNEATAMRKEFLKPKKMIHPNSRKSIAITKKAKKISNRQKAEMSRLIKQNSIGEKISWIRNNMIPGVCPYTPELTASLLETEITII